In a single window of the Marinitoga sp. 38H-ov genome:
- a CDS encoding zinc ribbon domain-containing protein, whose amino-acid sequence MKRYGIELKKIDRFYASSQICSVCGNKNTKVKNLNVRQWECPKCGTVHDRDINAAINIAKYA is encoded by the coding sequence ATAAAAAGATATGGTATTGAATTAAAAAAGATAGACAGATTCTATGCATCAAGTCAGATATGTTCAGTATGTGGAAACAAAAATACAAAAGTAAAAAATTTGAATGTAAGACAATGGGAATGTCCTAAATGCGGAACAGTACACGATAGAGACATAAATGCAGCTATTAATATAGCTAAATATGCTTAG
- a CDS encoding transposase, which yields MWLSPKFKEGIKVRIHRKLPNEYKIKNATFEKTTTNKYYVAIVIEVADVEIKNKSKEILGIDLGIKNTVILSNGEKYSIPELKKYERRLKRLYRQLSKKQKGSKNKEKARLKLSKYIEKINNIKNDWIHKTTYKIVSENQVGKIAIEDLNVKGMLKNHYIAKSIQWQSWNKFITILKYKKIWY from the coding sequence ATATGGTTATCACCTAAATTTAAAGAAGGAATAAAAGTTCGTATTCATAGGAAATTACCAAATGAATATAAAATAAAAAATGCTACATTTGAAAAAACAACTACAAATAAATATTATGTTGCTATAGTTATAGAAGTTGCAGATGTAGAAATTAAAAACAAATCTAAAGAAATATTAGGTATAGATTTAGGTATTAAGAATACTGTTATATTAAGTAATGGAGAAAAATATAGTATTCCAGAGTTAAAAAAATATGAGAGAAGATTAAAAAGATTATACAGACAATTATCTAAAAAACAAAAAGGATCTAAAAATAAAGAAAAAGCAAGACTTAAATTATCCAAATATATAGAAAAAATAAATAATATAAAAAACGATTGGATCCACAAAACTACATATAAAATTGTCAGCGAAAATCAAGTTGGAAAAATAGCTATAGAAGATTTAAATGTAAAAGGAATGTTGAAAAATCATTATATTGCAAAGTCAATACAATGGCAATCATGGAACAAATTCATAACAATATTAAAGTATAAAAAGATATGGTATTGA
- a CDS encoding helix-turn-helix domain-containing protein, which yields MLQTYKFRIYPTNEQKEKLNKHFGSTRFIYNFFLNYNNIMYKKLNKPTNYYMWASVLIQLKKTNKYSLLNKKNLQVLQQTLKDLDRAFKNQGKYPKFKKKKNRQTIPQHIQLYIKEDNNKYGYHLNLKKE from the coding sequence ATGCTTCAAACTTACAAATTTCGCATTTACCCTACGAACGAACAGAAAGAAAAATTAAATAAGCATTTTGGTTCTACAAGATTTATATACAACTTCTTTTTGAACTACAACAATATAATGTATAAAAAACTTAATAAACCTACTAATTATTATATGTGGGCATCTGTTTTGATACAATTAAAGAAAACAAATAAATATTCGTTGTTAAACAAAAAAAATTTACAGGTTTTACAACAAACACTTAAAGATTTGGATAGAGCCTTTAAAAATCAAGGTAAATATCCTAAATTTAAGAAAAAGAAAAATAGACAAACAATACCACAACATATACAATTATATATTAAAGAAGATAATAATAAATATGGTTATCACCTAAATTTAAAGAAGGAATAA
- a CDS encoding HD-GYP domain-containing protein produces MKKVFPLVIAILISIILYGNSINPSTNNISTTVFIISVFIFLSMLITVIIDRYTFKRKYFEKEKELLSLNSELEKSYKKIEKLNSSILKTLELSSFFATPKLMEKDFEKKVLDLSLEIIEPAENGSIFLFDKDNNAKMVYAKGYDYLKINELDLKTSELIIPENAKIISQIHNINANTMSEEKFEKFKKYGGDLKETLITPIAFNNEIFGIITLDINNGSEASFEDYHTKIMDYFGKMFAGFLKMLNFIKQEGKFHKDIALTLVKALEYYDNYTRGHSERVANWASLIAEKMGFDKQKIEHIYWAGVLHDIGKIFVPQSILNKAARLIPEEFEKIKLHPVKGEELINKVENMQYISKIIKHHHERYDGKGYPDGLSGENIPIESRILAVVDSFDAMTSERPYKTPLSKQQALEELKRMSWKQFDGNIVNIFYDIITNSEE; encoded by the coding sequence ATGAAAAAGGTTTTTCCCTTAGTTATAGCAATTTTAATATCTATAATTCTATATGGGAATTCAATTAATCCAAGTACTAATAATATAAGTACTACTGTTTTTATTATTTCTGTTTTTATATTTCTATCTATGTTAATAACTGTTATTATAGACAGATACACATTTAAAAGAAAGTATTTTGAAAAGGAAAAAGAATTATTAAGCCTTAATTCTGAACTAGAAAAATCATATAAAAAAATTGAAAAATTGAATTCTTCTATTTTAAAAACTTTAGAATTATCTTCTTTTTTTGCTACTCCAAAATTAATGGAAAAAGATTTTGAAAAGAAGGTATTAGATTTATCTCTTGAAATTATAGAACCAGCAGAAAATGGTTCTATCTTTTTATTTGATAAAGATAATAATGCTAAAATGGTTTATGCTAAAGGATATGATTATTTAAAAATTAATGAGTTAGATTTAAAAACTTCAGAATTAATAATACCTGAAAATGCAAAAATTATATCTCAAATTCATAATATTAATGCAAATACTATGTCAGAAGAAAAATTCGAAAAATTTAAGAAATATGGAGGAGATTTAAAAGAAACTTTAATTACTCCTATAGCCTTTAATAATGAAATTTTTGGAATTATTACTTTGGATATAAATAATGGTTCAGAAGCTTCTTTTGAAGATTATCATACAAAAATAATGGATTATTTCGGAAAAATGTTTGCTGGTTTCCTAAAAATGCTGAATTTCATTAAACAGGAAGGAAAATTTCACAAAGATATTGCTTTAACCTTAGTTAAAGCTTTAGAATATTACGATAATTATACTAGAGGACATTCTGAAAGAGTTGCAAATTGGGCATCATTAATAGCAGAAAAAATGGGGTTTGATAAACAAAAAATTGAACATATTTATTGGGCTGGGGTATTACATGATATAGGTAAAATATTTGTTCCACAATCCATTTTAAATAAAGCCGCTAGATTAATACCAGAAGAATTTGAAAAAATAAAACTTCACCCTGTAAAAGGTGAAGAATTAATAAATAAGGTTGAAAACATGCAATATATATCCAAAATAATCAAACATCATCATGAACGATATGATGGAAAAGGTTATCCAGATGGATTAAGTGGAGAAAATATTCCAATTGAATCAAGAATATTAGCCGTGGTTGACAGTTTTGATGCAATGACTAGCGAAAGGCCTTATAAAACTCCACTTTCAAAACAACAGGCTTTAGAAGAACTTAAAAGAATGTCTTGGAAACAATTTGACGGAAATATTGTTAATATATTTTATGACATAATAACAAACTCCGAAGAATAA
- a CDS encoding MFS transporter: protein MYKLLYYTFLSSLAQSTYRIVFNLFLRDIGYSNTFISHITSLEMLSSAFLGLIIGVLGDKYGKKLMLIISSISFASITFLRVIFPLENVLIYTALINGGFLTSRMLLLDSLIVDITNHDNRGKAFGYNFGIFMGSGVLGNLTGGIVGDFLGLSTAMIITGIVHLSSNIFLLSVEESKKDNIGIRNIFNIGDFDKTQLHILKYHLLRTFLIGFGAGLFVNFGNVIFKDLFNMQPTMIGIALAIAQFGASLGSVFSSKISKRFGAYNYMWIMNILVVPLLISFAFVRDPYIFTALYALRFSFMNMTNPVSSTIVMSYIPKNKTTTVSGIRNFLNFIARSVSALVFGYLSVISNGYTYLFLISASFYFISLIIMKIMFRPILDDEIFLNLYKKSKT, encoded by the coding sequence ATGTATAAATTATTGTATTATACTTTTTTAAGCAGTTTGGCGCAATCAACATATAGAATTGTATTTAATCTTTTTCTAAGAGATATAGGATATAGCAATACTTTTATTAGTCATATTACTTCATTAGAAATGTTAAGCTCAGCTTTTTTAGGATTAATTATAGGTGTTTTAGGAGATAAATACGGTAAGAAATTAATGTTAATAATATCTTCAATAAGTTTTGCATCAATAACTTTTCTAAGGGTGATATTCCCGTTAGAAAATGTTTTAATATATACAGCTTTAATAAATGGTGGTTTTTTGACCTCTAGAATGTTATTGTTAGATTCATTGATTGTTGATATAACCAATCATGATAATAGGGGAAAAGCCTTCGGATATAATTTTGGAATATTTATGGGAAGTGGAGTTTTAGGAAATTTAACAGGAGGAATAGTTGGAGATTTTTTGGGGTTAAGTACAGCTATGATAATAACAGGAATTGTTCATTTATCTTCAAATATATTCTTGTTATCAGTTGAAGAGAGTAAAAAAGATAATATAGGAATTAGAAATATATTTAATATAGGGGACTTTGATAAAACTCAATTACATATTTTAAAGTATCATTTATTAAGAACTTTCTTAATAGGTTTTGGCGCAGGGTTATTTGTCAATTTCGGTAATGTAATATTTAAAGATTTATTTAATATGCAACCAACAATGATTGGTATAGCACTTGCTATAGCTCAATTTGGAGCATCGTTGGGATCAGTATTTTCTTCTAAAATATCAAAAAGATTTGGTGCGTATAATTATATGTGGATTATGAATATTTTAGTAGTGCCTCTTTTGATTTCTTTTGCTTTTGTTAGAGATCCATATATTTTTACCGCATTATATGCATTAAGATTCTCTTTTATGAATATGACAAATCCTGTTTCTTCTACTATTGTAATGAGTTATATCCCAAAAAATAAAACCACAACAGTCAGTGGTATAAGAAACTTTCTTAATTTTATAGCAAGATCAGTTTCAGCTTTAGTTTTTGGATATTTATCAGTAATTTCTAATGGATATACATATTTATTTTTAATAAGTGCATCTTTTTACTTTATTTCTCTAATTATAATGAAAATAATGTTTAGACCAATATTGGATGATGAAATATTCTTGAATTTGTATAAAAAATCAAAAACATAG
- a CDS encoding MATE family efflux transporter, with translation MAKDLTRGSIFKELLLMSIPTSIGFTFQMIYDLVDIYWIGMISKEAIAGVGIFSTVFWVVEALNEIIGVSSISLISQNYGRKDIKKTNLAIEQTIAFKFFVALIGSIFFAFFLEPILQIFADDTVIQYGLDYGYIRVFFLPIMFSSFSVNTALRNIGDSKTPMNIMIFASILNVLLDPILIFDNIPFVNVPGFGLGIKGAAIATIISQSIAFLIGFYILFSGKRGIKPSIKGLFKLNWEIDKKLLTIGLPNGLEVFARQMSMTIILYFISIFGTSVVSGYTVAGRIFGLAFMPLVGLSMGGSAIVGQSLGAEKIDRAEKTAKISAITTTALTLIFMIIVFLFSENIIGLFSSDPEVIKYGSEFLVFGSLGLLFVSYAFGIGIVFPGSGYNTPYFFMSLGSRWFVQIPLLFLFINIMHLPVLWVWLSFVFGDLFEFVIAMYFYKQGKWKYKRV, from the coding sequence ATGGCAAAAGATCTTACAAGAGGCAGTATTTTTAAAGAGTTATTATTAATGTCTATACCTACTTCAATAGGATTTACTTTCCAAATGATATATGATCTTGTTGATATATATTGGATAGGTATGATATCTAAAGAAGCAATCGCTGGTGTAGGTATTTTTTCTACAGTTTTTTGGGTTGTAGAAGCATTAAATGAAATAATAGGAGTTAGTTCTATATCTTTAATATCTCAAAATTATGGAAGAAAAGATATTAAAAAAACAAACTTAGCCATAGAACAAACAATCGCTTTTAAATTTTTTGTTGCTTTAATTGGATCTATATTTTTTGCTTTTTTCTTGGAACCAATATTACAAATTTTTGCTGACGATACTGTTATTCAATATGGTTTAGATTATGGATATATAAGAGTGTTCTTTTTACCAATAATGTTTTCATCATTTTCTGTAAATACAGCACTAAGAAATATCGGCGATTCCAAAACACCTATGAACATTATGATTTTTGCTAGTATATTAAATGTTTTATTAGATCCAATTTTAATCTTTGATAATATACCTTTTGTAAATGTCCCTGGGTTTGGCCTTGGTATAAAAGGTGCTGCTATTGCTACAATTATTTCTCAAAGCATTGCATTTTTAATTGGATTTTATATCTTATTTAGTGGGAAAAGAGGTATAAAACCTTCAATAAAAGGGTTATTTAAACTTAATTGGGAAATAGATAAAAAATTGTTAACCATAGGTCTTCCAAATGGATTAGAAGTTTTTGCTAGACAAATGTCTATGACTATAATATTATATTTTATTTCTATTTTCGGCACATCAGTTGTTTCTGGTTATACTGTTGCTGGTAGAATATTCGGCCTCGCCTTTATGCCTTTAGTTGGTTTGTCAATGGGTGGCTCTGCTATTGTTGGTCAATCATTAGGCGCAGAAAAGATTGATAGGGCAGAAAAAACTGCTAAAATTTCTGCTATTACAACAACTGCATTAACTTTAATCTTCATGATTATTGTATTCCTATTCTCAGAAAATATAATAGGATTATTTAGTAGTGATCCCGAGGTAATTAAATATGGATCTGAATTCTTAGTTTTTGGTTCCTTGGGATTATTATTTGTATCGTATGCTTTTGGTATAGGAATTGTATTTCCTGGTTCTGGATATAATACCCCATACTTTTTCATGAGTCTTGGATCTAGATGGTTTGTTCAAATTCCATTATTATTTCTGTTTATAAACATAATGCATTTACCTGTATTGTGGGTATGGTTATCTTTTGTTTTTGGTGATTTATTTGAATTTGTTATCGCTATGTACTTTTACAAACAAGGAAAATGGAAATATAAGAGGGTGTAA
- the pgeF gene encoding peptidoglycan editing factor PgeF — MKIGNFNLSKKEDLMYLTIPTFEKFNYLFHLFTTRIPNNFDLGTNTKTPLEKIYRNYEHLAKVFNLNIHDFVLSNQIHEDNVLVIDESYKSSNFLFNRTVKNADALITNKKNIVLITLYADCTPIYFFDPNKKVIGLAHSGWKGTIKKIAEKTVKKIMNIYNSNPEDILVALGPSIGPNSFEVREDVKKIFEYTFPNNLDIIKKKNDKKYLINIWKAIEYTLVNAGIKKENILNSNIDTYTNTDLFFSYRKEKKTGRMAAIMGLIDN; from the coding sequence ATGAAAATTGGAAACTTTAACTTAAGCAAAAAAGAGGATTTAATGTACTTAACTATACCGACATTTGAAAAATTTAATTATTTATTCCATTTATTTACCACTAGAATTCCAAATAATTTTGATTTAGGAACAAATACTAAAACTCCACTAGAAAAAATATATCGAAATTATGAACATTTAGCTAAAGTATTTAATTTAAATATTCATGACTTTGTACTATCTAATCAAATACATGAAGACAACGTTTTAGTAATTGATGAGAGCTATAAGTCTAGTAATTTTTTATTCAATAGAACTGTAAAAAACGCTGATGCATTAATTACAAATAAAAAAAATATAGTATTAATTACATTATATGCTGATTGTACTCCTATATATTTTTTTGATCCAAATAAAAAAGTTATTGGATTAGCTCATTCTGGCTGGAAGGGTACCATCAAAAAAATAGCAGAAAAAACTGTTAAAAAGATTATGAATATATACAATAGCAACCCAGAAGATATTTTAGTAGCGTTAGGTCCTTCTATTGGACCAAATAGTTTTGAAGTAAGAGAAGATGTAAAAAAAATATTTGAATATACATTCCCAAATAATTTAGATATTATAAAGAAAAAAAATGATAAAAAATATCTAATTAATATTTGGAAAGCTATTGAATATACTCTTGTCAACGCTGGAATAAAAAAAGAAAATATTTTAAATTCAAATATTGATACTTATACCAATACAGACTTATTTTTCTCATATAGAAAAGAAAAAAAGACTGGAAGAATGGCAGCTATAATGGGTTTAATTGACAATTAA
- a CDS encoding MATE family efflux transporter produces MSQKNNKVDIFNHSIIMSLFLLGWPMIVSNLMQTMYNIVDAYFLGKVGKIEFSATTITWPLIFVFIAFTIGFSNATVSLVSQYTGAKNKKMSQKTSGQAYLVAIILGFTLALMGILVSDKVISLVTDESSKEVIPYAIKYFNIIMIGMPFAFLFNISSSILRGWGDSKFSMHMMFYSTLLNTILDPIMIFGFGPIPKMGVVGAAWATTISRIFIGLTSSYLVFKGEREFKVHLEDLKTDWNIIRKIFVIGFPGSLSHTITSLGFVVIMGFVSAFGPSVVSAYGIGNRIINLITMISFGISAAVTTMIGQFLGANQINNAEKTVRTAFVINFTIVAFLSTLTFLFGSHLTKFFINEPEVIEIGNIFFKYVSFSLPFFASMGVFVNTLIGAGRTGQSMIVDIARLWGIRVPLIAIMAKSWGFMGIFYAMIISNILALIIAWLFVRFGNWKKAII; encoded by the coding sequence ATGTCGCAGAAAAATAATAAGGTTGATATATTTAATCACTCCATTATTATGTCATTATTTCTTTTAGGATGGCCAATGATTGTCTCTAATTTAATGCAAACTATGTATAATATTGTTGATGCATACTTTTTGGGAAAAGTGGGCAAAATTGAATTTTCGGCTACAACAATAACCTGGCCATTAATCTTTGTTTTTATTGCTTTTACTATAGGTTTTTCAAATGCTACTGTATCTTTAGTATCTCAATACACAGGGGCAAAAAACAAAAAAATGTCTCAAAAAACATCTGGTCAAGCATATTTAGTTGCTATAATTTTAGGATTTACTTTAGCTTTAATGGGTATTTTAGTTTCAGATAAAGTTATTTCCTTAGTTACAGATGAAAGCAGTAAAGAAGTAATTCCATATGCTATAAAATACTTTAATATAATTATGATTGGTATGCCTTTTGCATTTTTATTTAATATTTCTAGCTCTATCTTAAGAGGTTGGGGCGACTCAAAATTCTCTATGCATATGATGTTTTATTCAACATTATTAAATACAATTTTAGATCCTATTATGATTTTTGGATTTGGTCCAATACCTAAAATGGGTGTAGTGGGTGCAGCTTGGGCAACAACAATTTCAAGAATATTTATTGGTTTAACATCATCTTATCTTGTTTTCAAGGGAGAAAGAGAATTTAAGGTACATTTAGAAGACTTAAAAACTGATTGGAATATTATAAGAAAAATATTTGTTATAGGATTTCCAGGTTCTTTAAGTCATACAATTACATCTTTAGGATTTGTAGTTATTATGGGTTTTGTTTCAGCATTTGGCCCTTCTGTTGTAAGTGCATATGGAATTGGTAATAGAATAATAAATTTAATTACAATGATTTCATTTGGTATAAGTGCTGCTGTTACTACTATGATTGGTCAATTTTTAGGTGCTAATCAAATTAATAATGCAGAAAAAACTGTTAGAACTGCTTTTGTCATAAACTTTACAATTGTCGCTTTTTTAAGCACATTAACTTTTTTGTTTGGATCACATTTAACCAAGTTTTTTATTAATGAACCTGAAGTAATTGAAATTGGTAATATCTTTTTTAAATATGTATCATTCTCTCTTCCTTTTTTTGCATCTATGGGAGTTTTTGTAAATACATTAATCGGAGCAGGACGAACTGGTCAATCAATGATTGTTGATATTGCGAGATTATGGGGCATTAGAGTTCCGTTAATAGCAATTATGGCAAAAAGTTGGGGATTCATGGGAATATTTTATGCTATGATAATTAGTAATATTTTGGCATTAATAATTGCGTGGTTATTTGTTAGATTCGGAAATTGGAAAAAAGCTATTATATAA